The nucleotide window AATAATATCGCCCATGGGTCATACCTCAGAAAATATCAGCCGGATCAGCCGATTGTAGTTTGCGAGTCGCGATCGCGCCGGAAATCACGCACATAATGGCCGTTAACATCAAAACGGTCGTGGCACGGCCCAGGGTCATAAAAATCGGTAGTTTAGTGCCGTTACTTGCCAGGGTGTATAGCCCCAAGGCCCCAGCCACACCGGGAATAAAGCCTAAAATTGCGAGAATAATCGCCTCTTCAAAAATCACACTCAGCAAATACCCATTCCCATAGCCCATCGCCTTAAATGTTGCATATTCGGCCATGTGAGCGTTGACATCCGTGGAGAGAACTTGATACACAATCACAATCCCCACAATAAATCCCATCGTCACACCCATACTGAAAATAAACCCGATCGAGGTATTGCGTTGCCAATAGCCTTTCTCAAATTCCATGAATTGATTACGGGTCATCACAAAGACATCATTGGGTAAATGTTGCTTGAGGTGACTGACCACAACATCGGGATTGGCACCGGGTTCTAACTTCAGCATTCCCAAGGAGACACTCTGCGCCGATTTGCGCGGAAAAAGCCGCAGAAAGTTTTGATCGCTGGTGACGAGGTGCCCGTCCGTCCCAAAGGAAGACCCGATCGTGAAGGTATCGGCCAGTGTAATCGTATGCCGCTCAATTTCCGTCTTGACCAGTTTGCCTTGCTTCAAGTCAGCAATCACTTGTTTATAACTACCCCGCGAGGCTTGGTCAAAGAGAAACGTATCCGGTAATTTCACCTGATCTAGCCCTTTTGCCACCTCTGGCAATTGCAAGGCCAAAAAACTCGGTTCAAATCCTAAGACCCGAATGGCGGTTTCTTGGTGGGTTTGGGGATTTTTCCAGACGACGTTATTGATATACATCCCGTGGGCGGATTCCACCCCTGGGATA belongs to Alkalinema sp. FACHB-956 and includes:
- the devC gene encoding ABC transporter permease DevC → MLNPIQAIQRRTPLGWLQLSRQKGKLMVALSGIAFADVLMFMQLGFQAALFESSVRTHRILNADVVLFSPQALNIGNLSTFPRRRLLQAQDIPGVESAHGMYINNVVWKNPQTHQETAIRVLGFEPSFLALQLPEVAKGLDQVKLPDTFLFDQASRGSYKQVIADLKQGKLVKTEIERHTITLADTFTIGSSFGTDGHLVTSDQNFLRLFPRKSAQSVSLGMLKLEPGANPDVVVSHLKQHLPNDVFVMTRNQFMEFEKGYWQRNTSIGFIFSMGVTMGFIVGIVIVYQVLSTDVNAHMAEYATFKAMGYGNGYLLSVIFEEAIILAILGFIPGVAGALGLYTLASNGTKLPIFMTLGRATTVLMLTAIMCVISGAIATRKLQSADPADIF